A single region of the Plantactinospora soyae genome encodes:
- a CDS encoding baeRF2 domain-containing protein, whose translation MQLSFLRPICAHSGPWTSVYLDASRDTHDAHPALELRWRALQERLAEQRADPRTVAALDDVVRGHEPMPGDYGLAAFATGGEVVLTEYLSAPPMKDLAAHGPLPHTMPLVAQRREQVPWVRVLASRTGADVDGVSAGGVPRHAHVKGGNQYPLRRVQAGGWSHSHWQRDALVSWRRNAGDAAAATADLADRVGAEVIVVAGETRARQLLAAQLPAFWQDRVVQTDAGFPAAGAKQFAFDDVTVQAIAEVAAAHTDEALDRFGAQQQVGEGLDAVVTALQRGQVDTMLLVDDPSSTERLWIGPEPTEIATGPEELVAMSVTRPQQVRADAALVRALVGTDAALTVLDSDQAPDLSDGVGAVLRYTDASTPARGDG comes from the coding sequence ATGCAGCTGTCCTTCCTGCGTCCGATCTGTGCCCATTCCGGCCCGTGGACGTCGGTCTACCTGGACGCTTCCCGGGACACCCACGACGCCCATCCCGCGCTGGAGTTGCGCTGGCGCGCCCTACAGGAGCGCCTCGCGGAGCAGCGGGCCGATCCGCGTACCGTGGCGGCCCTCGACGACGTGGTACGCGGGCACGAGCCGATGCCCGGCGACTACGGCCTCGCGGCGTTCGCCACCGGGGGCGAGGTGGTACTGACCGAGTACCTCTCCGCGCCGCCGATGAAGGACCTCGCCGCGCACGGGCCGCTGCCACACACGATGCCGCTGGTCGCCCAGCGCCGTGAGCAGGTGCCCTGGGTACGGGTGCTGGCCAGTCGTACCGGCGCCGACGTGGACGGGGTGAGCGCCGGAGGCGTACCCCGGCACGCGCACGTCAAGGGCGGCAACCAGTACCCGCTGCGGCGGGTCCAGGCGGGTGGCTGGTCCCACTCGCACTGGCAGCGGGACGCGCTGGTGTCCTGGCGGCGTAACGCGGGCGACGCCGCGGCGGCCACCGCAGACCTGGCCGACCGGGTCGGCGCGGAGGTGATCGTGGTGGCCGGCGAGACCCGGGCCCGGCAGTTGCTCGCCGCCCAGTTGCCGGCGTTCTGGCAGGACCGGGTGGTCCAGACCGACGCCGGGTTCCCCGCGGCCGGGGCCAAGCAGTTCGCCTTCGACGACGTCACCGTGCAGGCCATCGCCGAGGTCGCCGCCGCGCACACCGACGAGGCGTTGGACCGGTTCGGCGCGCAGCAGCAGGTCGGTGAGGGACTGGACGCCGTGGTGACGGCGCTGCAACGCGGTCAGGTCGACACGATGCTTCTGGTGGACGATCCGTCGTCGACCGAGCGGCTGTGGATCGGCCCGGAGCCGACCGAGATCGCCACCGGGCCGGAGGAACTCGTCGCGATGTCCGTCACGCGGCCACAGCAGGTACGCGCCGACGCCGCGCTGGTCCGGGCGCTGGTCGGCACCGACGCGGCGCTGACCGTACTCGATTCCGACCAGGCGCCGGACCTTTCCGACGGGGTCGGCGCGGTCCTGCGGTACACCGACGCCAGCACCCCGGCACGCGGCGATGGCTGA
- a CDS encoding DUF3817 domain-containing protein, producing the protein MHRTAARLFVLAAIAEAISWLALLIGMAVKYGPPGNEIGVQIFGPVHGGLFVAYVVLVLLVSRLYRWSWLTVLAALVCAVPPFATVGFERWAHRRGLLGRPFGVPVPAGADAGAVQAEADPVLPGSVRR; encoded by the coding sequence CGTCCTGGCGGCGATCGCCGAGGCGATCTCCTGGTTGGCGCTGCTGATCGGGATGGCGGTCAAGTACGGCCCGCCCGGCAACGAGATCGGGGTGCAGATCTTCGGGCCGGTGCACGGCGGCCTTTTCGTCGCCTACGTCGTACTGGTCCTGCTGGTCTCCCGGTTGTACCGCTGGAGCTGGCTCACCGTCCTGGCCGCGTTGGTCTGCGCCGTACCGCCGTTCGCCACGGTGGGCTTCGAGCGGTGGGCCCACCGTCGCGGCCTGCTGGGCCGGCCGTTCGGTGTACCGGTCCCGGCGGGTGCGGATGCCGGTGCGGTCCAGGCCGAGGCCGATCCGGTCCTGCCCGGCTCCGTCCGGCGCTGA